The Macaca fascicularis isolate 582-1 chromosome 14, T2T-MFA8v1.1 genome contains the following window.
CACTCCACGGTTAAGTGTCAGTCCATTTCTATCCTGAAGTGTTCTTTCTgccctgccttctctcctttgGTGGACCCTGTTTAGGTCCTTGCTGAGCGTGGAATCCACTGGGTCCATCCTCCTTTCCCCAAAGCCCTAGGGCCACATCTTTTTTTATCTCCCAGGCTCTGATCCCTGGGTCTGGCTAACTTATAACCAAGGCCCCCAGGAACAGTGCCTCTGCTGTCCACTCTCTGGCCTTGGATTACTGAACTTCTGGCTGAGGACAGAGGACATGGTTTCTTTAACCCTCCCTACCCCCAACAGCAGGCATGTAAGACCAATGACATCTGGTTTGTCTCTTAAGGGCAAAAATAGTCAGAGAACATTTTAGAGAGTTAGAGAACAATTTGAATGTAAAACTAAATacttcatattttgaaataagtaaaaACTACATCTATAAGTAGAACAACATGATTTTTAGTTGCTCTCTCATTTTTTACTGATCAGTTTCACAACTGTAAGTTTTAAATTCAGAACACAGGACATGCTAACTTAAGCTATGCTAAAATAGATAATGGCAAACCAGACCATTCTAACTCAGACCACATCAAAATTACTGGTGACAAGAGCTTCTGGTGCCTACAGAGCCTGTAGCCTGACATTTGCTATCAGAACCCCGGAGCCATCTCTGCTGCCTCCATTAACCTCATTAACTTAGACATGGcgaagactttaaaaaataccaaaggGACTTCTACTTCCATTCAATATGGAGTAACAGTGAGACATGTGGAAGGGCAGTGAGACATGAGACAAGATGAATAATGAGGTGAACGCTACAGTTTTTCAGCTTCCTGCCTTAAGGGAGTTTCCATGTGGCAACAGAAGGGAGACTGACTGGCTTCCCCTCCACCCTTGCTTTCCCAGAGGGATTAGGAGAAACTCCCTACAAccaaggcttttttttcttttcttttatttttttcctgagacagagtctcactctgtcaccaggctggagtgcagtggcacgatctcggctcactgcaacctccgcctcccaggttcaagtgattctcctgcctcagcctcccagctagccaggactacaggcacacgccaccacacccagctaattgttgtatttttagtacagatggggaaCGGAGGCCTTTTATGCATGCTTGGCAGACCAGCCAAAACGGGAAGGGAGAGGTGAGGATACCACGACCTGCTAttgaggcaggagggcagggtTTAGGGAGGCCAGTGCCTCAGATAGCAGAGGCAGGAAAAGTGGGAAGAGGTAACAAAAGCCCTTGAAATCTTTGTGTTCAGGATGAAGAAGGTGTGGTCTGGCCTGTGAAAACGTGGAGTGAGGAAGCACCATGTTTCCTTTCATTCCCACAGACTgagctatcacccaggctgaccCCAGGCCAAGAAACTGGGCATCTTAGAGTCGTGTCTCTCAACTTTGGAAATTATTTCTGCTGCTCACAGCCAGACTTTTTCAGTCTCCCTCTTCCATTCCAAGATACATACAGACACCACACATCAATCAATGCTCAGAAATACAGATGCTGTTCCCACTCTTGTATCACACAATACACACCCAACACTCAAAGAAAGTTTGCCTTAAAACATATATACCAGACATATGCACTAAAATGCCATCAGTACCAACAATATGCGCACAGAATTCAGACACACATTTTACCAACTTACAACTAATAACACAGATACCGCACAAAATGGTTTTACATCACAAATATTATGCACAGTAGACATATGCCCAAACACGCTGAAAGATACATGCATCCCAATACTACACATTCCACACACTCATGCACTACATTCACATAttacaaatatgaagaaaaggTAGTGGCAGCATTTTTACCAGATACACATAAAGGTACTGCCCACCATACAGATACAGACACCAGCATTCTCacatagacacatatatataccaactaacagataccacagaaatacaaatgttcAGTCAGAGACACGACTCATGAAACATACATGTGCCAGGACATAGCTACCACACTCACCAGGACACAGCCGGTATGTATTCCATGTGTGcactctctctcacatacacgcACACTGAAAAGCACATGTATCCACAGAAACACACCCACAGATTCACACCCACAACCAGAATACATGGCACCCTTATGGACAAATAGTCGTATAGAGTCACACAGATGCAAATTTGAGAAATCTGCCAACACACCCTCCTGCATACAGAAACTTAAACATTGCATGTGAGCTGCCTCTTGTCTTGTTGCTGTCTCTCCAGTTACTATTCCCCAAATGCCTTCATTAACCCCTGATTATGGCTGGGTAACCACTTTAGGGTATTTGCAATAACTTTTATAGTCCATGCAAATTCACCAACACGGGCACATGGGGGCAAGAACATTAAAATCATACTTCAAGACTGGAATGAATCATGAGGTGTGATCTTTATAGCCTCCCCATGTCAAAACTAGATGTATTTTCTAGCTGAGAGAAGGAGAAGGCAAGACCACCACAGCAGAGGGACTAGGGCAATCATTCTCCAGGATGTCCAGACAGGGCCATAAGTTCAGTACTGACACATTCCTGGAGACAGAATACATGACCTACTTAAATTGCTGGAAGAAGACAGCACAATAGGTTTGATGCTTTATTACCACGGCATTCGACAGGATCCTAATATTCCCATCTTCcatagtagtagtagtagaagTGAAACACTAGGGTGTCTCACTTGGCACCTTGTGAGAACATACGGAGGACCCTTGAACGGATCTCTTTGGTCTTGGCTCCATAGACAAGGGGGTTGACTACGGGTGGTAGCAGCAAGTAGGTATTAGCCATAACTACATGGAGCAGGGAGGTGGGACTACCCAGCCTATGCACCACTGAGAGTCCAATCAGGGGTACATAGAAGACCAGAACAGCACAGAGGTGGGAGATGCAGGTGTTGAAAGCCTTGAGTGCCGCCCTCCGAGGGGACAGCTCCAAAACAGCCCGCAGGATGAGGATGTATGAGAAGCCAATGAAGAGGGAGTCCACACCCATGACTGAAAGGATGATGAAGAGTCCATAAACTACATTGACCCTGGTGTCAGTACAGGACAGCTTCATAATATCTTGGTGCAGACAGAAGGAGTGTGTGACAGTATGTGTTCGGCAGTAGGGCAACCGCTTCAGGATGAAGGGCAGAGGGAAGAAGAATAGAAACCCTCTGGTCAGGGCTGCTAGTCCAATCTTGGCCACAGTATAACCCGTCAGCACAGAAGCATGGTGCAATGGGTGGCAAATGGCCACAAAGCGGTCAAAAGCCATGGCCAGCAGGACAGCTGACTCCATGGCTGACAGAGCATGGATAAGGAACATCTGGGCCAGGCAAATGTTGAACTCGATCTCCTGGATGCCCATCAGGAAAAGGCTGGCCATCTTGGGCATGGTGATAGAGGAGAGGACTAGGTCAACGGTGGAAAGCATGGTCACGAAGAGGTACATGGGCTCACGCAGGTGCCTCTCCACGCGAATGATGAGAACAATGGTCAGGTTACCCAAGGTGGCCAAGGCATACATAAAACACAGTGGGAAAGCCAGCCAAAAGTGTATGGTAGGCCCCAGGCCAGGAATACCCACCAGAAGGAAGTATGCAGGGTGGACCAGAGTTCCATTTGAAGTGGCTGTGACAGGGACCAAGAGCTGGGGCTTCTGCATCCCAAATCCAATGTCtaggaaaaggaaaagtagaaacATCATTCAATTGTGGCTCAGAGGAGAGAAAGGACTGATGAGGAAAAAGCACTGGACTGGTGACAGTAGCAAACAGGACTAAGTCATCCTAGTAATTCTGAACCCTAGTCTCTCTCTACTCTGATTCTCCTTATGTACAACTTCCTTGACACCTTGAGCCTTACCCTGACCCTCCAAGGCCCCAGTGCTGCACAAGCAGATTCTATTACTGTCCAATGAATCTCAGTGTGTAAAACATGTAAGATAGTCCTGCATCTTCAGAGCTGATGTTGCTGCCCAGGCCACCGCTCTTAGCCTCTTCCCATCAGAGTAGACTTGTAGGATTGCTTAGAACGGTCCACACTGACCAGCTCTTCTGATGTATGCTGGGGTTAGGGTGGGTCTGGGTTCAGATTTAGAGGCTCAGTCTATAGCTGCCTTTAAGACCTATTATAATCTAATTTAAGATAGGGAGCAGAGGCTCAGTCTGGGATGACATTTCAAGAGAGGTTTGTGTTTAGGCCTGAATACCATTTATCAAACTTTCCTGATAGAATCATCTAAAGTAATTGAAAACACCATCCCTCTAGGTCCTGCTCCAGGCCCAAAAAACCAGAATTGCCAGGGCAGGGTTttggaaatctttttaaaaaacaataagcCCCgccggatacagtggctcacatctgtaatcccagtactttgggaggccgaggcgggctgatcacgaggtcaggggtttgagaccagccaggccaacatggtgaaatcccacctccactaaaaatacaaaagttagctgggcgtggtagagcgtgcctgtaatcccagctactcaggaggctgaggcaggagaatcgtttaaacctgggcagcagaggttgcagtgagccaagatcaccccactgcattccagcctgggtaacagcaaaactccgagtgacagagcgagactccaactcaaaaaaacaaaacaaatcaaacaaacaaacaaacaaaaaataagcccTTTCCCCTAGGAAATTTGTGCTTTAAATCAGAGAATTTTGGGGAAAG
Protein-coding sequences here:
- the OR51D1 gene encoding olfactory receptor 51D1, with the translated sequence MQKPQLLVPVTATSNGTLVHPAYFLLVGIPGLGPTIHFWLAFPLCFMYALATLGNLTIVLIIRVERHLREPMYLFVTMLSTVDLVLSSITMPKMASLFLMGIQEIEFNICLAQMFLIHALSAMESAVLLAMAFDRFVAICHPLHHASVLTGYTVAKIGLAALTRGFLFFFPLPFILKRLPYCRTHTVTHSFCLHQDIMKLSCTDTRVNVVYGLFIILSVMGVDSLFIGFSYILILRAVLELSPRRAALKAFNTCISHLCAVLVFYVPLIGLSVVHRLGSPTSLLHVVMANTYLLLPPVVNPLVYGAKTKEIRSRVLRMFSQGAK